In one window of Nicotiana tabacum cultivar K326 chromosome 12, ASM71507v2, whole genome shotgun sequence DNA:
- the LOC107816212 gene encoding uncharacterized protein LOC107816212 isoform X2, translating to MHCKERLVPEEVALLVTCLKALSGSVSCLDIVHHQSLLSSILGMSMWNYGTDVMDALMELLISLATSGGQYVDLCLEMLVNNFVPPPSFISLLNQPRGILRKGQVIDRVHSTLIDIAELVPLSPLRLEKIVKEKMQKMPINYTKEPFIMAYVENMLKLEGGAIGGLVGGTMLVAIMDWLIDLDVDIAWDEILNEDFTKCIFDMELEDLDGPVDDGQQDGDQLRISWMERLGNASAQKLDSLMVLTFEHLNFCQESGRLSQVFETLLQSFQHTVLTAYKSKFAQFVMFYACTLDPENCGRRFADTLFDIFKSSIYPQWRMSAVAYLASYLARTKFLSISSVAEYVESLVEWCSTYCSNQSGGINPKAHKEFYAGCQAMMYILCFRMRSMLAYPRIRSRLSKHIEDILRHPLSPLMVCLPSVVKEFLRLAKVTNLDVPDNFVSSGLLESDLSISFGGRERLDMFFPFDPCLLLRSDRFIRPNFVYWSMVRSSYDNDDDEGTSDEDDVEICTAGKGMNIADGVARSYDQDLDEFDLEMSKMSITPKVAQWFGGELRPDMQMPSRIRPCPESL from the exons ATGCACTGTAAGGAACGCCTTGTACCCGAGGAGGTTGCCCTACTGGTG ACATGTTTAAAAGCTTTGTCAGGATCAGTTTCTTGTCTAGACATTGTTCATCATCAAAGTCTCCTTTCATCT ATTTTAGGAATGAGCATGTGGAACTATGGGACTGATGTAATGGATGCTTTGATGGAATTACTTATATCCTTG GCTACATCCGGTGGGCAGTATGTCGATTTGTGCTTGGAAATGCTTGTGAACAATTTTGTGCCGCCTCCTTCATTCATATCGTTGTTGAATCAGCCACGTGGCATACTACGAAAGGGCCAAGTCATTGATCGTGTCCATTCAACTTTAATAGACATTGCAGAGTTAGTTCCTCTCTCCCCCTTGAGACTTGAGAAGATAGTAAAGGAGAAGATGCAGAAGATGCCAATCAATTACACAAAGGAACCA TTCATCATGGCATATGTGGAGAACATGTTAAAACTGGAGGGTGGAGCAATTGGTGGTCTTGTTGGGGGAACTATGCTTGTGGCAATTATGGATTGGCTGATAGATTTGGAT GTAGACATTGCATGGGATGAAATCTTAAATGAGGATTTCACCAAATGCATCTTTGATATGGAGCTGGAAGATCTGGATGGTCCAGTAGATGACGGTCAGCAAGATGGTGACCAG CTCCGAATTTCTTGGATGGAACGGCTTGGAAATGCCAGTGCTCAAAAATTGGATAGCTTGATGGTGCTTACCTTTGAACACCTTAACTTTTGCCAAGAGAGTGGACGCCTGAGTCAG GTTTTTGAGACTCTTCTCCAGTCTTTTCAGCATACTGTTTTGACAGCATACAAGTCTAAATTTGCCCAG TTTGTCATGTTTTATGCCTGTACCCTGGATCCTGAAAACTGCGGCAGGAGATTTGctgatacactatttgatatattTAAGAGCAGTATCTATCCACAATGGAG AATGAGTGCTGTTGCCTATCTTGCTAGTTATTTGGCTCGTACAAAGTTTTTGTCTATCTCATCTGTTGCTGAATATGTAGAAAG TTTGGTTGAATGGTGTTCCACTTATTGCTCCAACCAGAGTGGTGGCATCAATCCAAAAGCTCACAAGGAATTCTATGCTGGGTGCCAG GCCATGATGTACATACTTTGTTTTCGCATGAGATCAATGCTTGCTTATCCTCGTATCAGGTCACGGCTCTCAAAGCACATAGAGGATATCCTGAGGCATCCATTGAGCCCATTAATG GTATGCTTGCCATCAGTAGTGAAAGAATTTCTTCGGTTGGCAAAAGTAACTAATCTTGATGTGCCTGATAACTTTGTATCAAGTGGTCTGCTCGAGTCTGATCTTTCAATCTCTTTTGGTGGTAGAGAGAGGCTTGACATGTTTTTCCCATTTGATCCTTGTCTGCTATTGAGATCTGACAG ATTCATCCGGCCAAATTTTGTGTACTGGTCAATGGTTCGGAGCTCATATgacaatgatgatgatgagggTACTAGTGATGAAGACGATGTTGAAATTTGTACTGCAGGGAAGGGGATGAATATAGCTGATGGAGTCGCCCGAAGTTATGATCAGGATCTCGAtgaatttgatcttgaaatgaGCAAAATGTCCATAACACCTAAAGTTGCTCaatggtttggaggtgaattacGACCTGATATGCAGATGCCTTCAAGAATCAGACCATGTCCGGAGTCCTTGTAG
- the LOC107816212 gene encoding uncharacterized protein LOC107816212 isoform X1, which yields MGMVLPAEQAGYAEMENVEITDTELFYHVRGALKSALQGDPDKYNQLVGVMHCKERLVPEEVALLVTCLKALSGSVSCLDIVHHQSLLSSILGMSMWNYGTDVMDALMELLISLATSGGQYVDLCLEMLVNNFVPPPSFISLLNQPRGILRKGQVIDRVHSTLIDIAELVPLSPLRLEKIVKEKMQKMPINYTKEPFIMAYVENMLKLEGGAIGGLVGGTMLVAIMDWLIDLDVDIAWDEILNEDFTKCIFDMELEDLDGPVDDGQQDGDQLRISWMERLGNASAQKLDSLMVLTFEHLNFCQESGRLSQVFETLLQSFQHTVLTAYKSKFAQFVMFYACTLDPENCGRRFADTLFDIFKSSIYPQWRMSAVAYLASYLARTKFLSISSVAEYVESLVEWCSTYCSNQSGGINPKAHKEFYAGCQAMMYILCFRMRSMLAYPRIRSRLSKHIEDILRHPLSPLMVCLPSVVKEFLRLAKVTNLDVPDNFVSSGLLESDLSISFGGRERLDMFFPFDPCLLLRSDRFIRPNFVYWSMVRSSYDNDDDEGTSDEDDVEICTAGKGMNIADGVARSYDQDLDEFDLEMSKMSITPKVAQWFGGELRPDMQMPSRIRPCPESL from the exons ATGGGGATGGTATTACCAGCTGAGCAGGCAGGCTATGCTGAGATGGAGAATGTTGAGATTACGGATACAGAGTTGTTCTATCATGTTAGAGGTGCCCTTAAATCTGCTCTCCAG GGTGATCCGGACAAATATAACCAGCTTGTTGGGGTTATGCACTGTAAGGAACGCCTTGTACCCGAGGAGGTTGCCCTACTGGTG ACATGTTTAAAAGCTTTGTCAGGATCAGTTTCTTGTCTAGACATTGTTCATCATCAAAGTCTCCTTTCATCT ATTTTAGGAATGAGCATGTGGAACTATGGGACTGATGTAATGGATGCTTTGATGGAATTACTTATATCCTTG GCTACATCCGGTGGGCAGTATGTCGATTTGTGCTTGGAAATGCTTGTGAACAATTTTGTGCCGCCTCCTTCATTCATATCGTTGTTGAATCAGCCACGTGGCATACTACGAAAGGGCCAAGTCATTGATCGTGTCCATTCAACTTTAATAGACATTGCAGAGTTAGTTCCTCTCTCCCCCTTGAGACTTGAGAAGATAGTAAAGGAGAAGATGCAGAAGATGCCAATCAATTACACAAAGGAACCA TTCATCATGGCATATGTGGAGAACATGTTAAAACTGGAGGGTGGAGCAATTGGTGGTCTTGTTGGGGGAACTATGCTTGTGGCAATTATGGATTGGCTGATAGATTTGGAT GTAGACATTGCATGGGATGAAATCTTAAATGAGGATTTCACCAAATGCATCTTTGATATGGAGCTGGAAGATCTGGATGGTCCAGTAGATGACGGTCAGCAAGATGGTGACCAG CTCCGAATTTCTTGGATGGAACGGCTTGGAAATGCCAGTGCTCAAAAATTGGATAGCTTGATGGTGCTTACCTTTGAACACCTTAACTTTTGCCAAGAGAGTGGACGCCTGAGTCAG GTTTTTGAGACTCTTCTCCAGTCTTTTCAGCATACTGTTTTGACAGCATACAAGTCTAAATTTGCCCAG TTTGTCATGTTTTATGCCTGTACCCTGGATCCTGAAAACTGCGGCAGGAGATTTGctgatacactatttgatatattTAAGAGCAGTATCTATCCACAATGGAG AATGAGTGCTGTTGCCTATCTTGCTAGTTATTTGGCTCGTACAAAGTTTTTGTCTATCTCATCTGTTGCTGAATATGTAGAAAG TTTGGTTGAATGGTGTTCCACTTATTGCTCCAACCAGAGTGGTGGCATCAATCCAAAAGCTCACAAGGAATTCTATGCTGGGTGCCAG GCCATGATGTACATACTTTGTTTTCGCATGAGATCAATGCTTGCTTATCCTCGTATCAGGTCACGGCTCTCAAAGCACATAGAGGATATCCTGAGGCATCCATTGAGCCCATTAATG GTATGCTTGCCATCAGTAGTGAAAGAATTTCTTCGGTTGGCAAAAGTAACTAATCTTGATGTGCCTGATAACTTTGTATCAAGTGGTCTGCTCGAGTCTGATCTTTCAATCTCTTTTGGTGGTAGAGAGAGGCTTGACATGTTTTTCCCATTTGATCCTTGTCTGCTATTGAGATCTGACAG ATTCATCCGGCCAAATTTTGTGTACTGGTCAATGGTTCGGAGCTCATATgacaatgatgatgatgagggTACTAGTGATGAAGACGATGTTGAAATTTGTACTGCAGGGAAGGGGATGAATATAGCTGATGGAGTCGCCCGAAGTTATGATCAGGATCTCGAtgaatttgatcttgaaatgaGCAAAATGTCCATAACACCTAAAGTTGCTCaatggtttggaggtgaattacGACCTGATATGCAGATGCCTTCAAGAATCAGACCATGTCCGGAGTCCTTGTAG
- the LOC107816213 gene encoding uncharacterized protein LOC107816213: MGKEKTLSKSRTMTPKMVANFRRSLSFPNHPNHSNKPKKTFHVRSASLPCRSHPLISQLKDDLNELKSWAKKPENRTSAWLCDGLNQLKIVHESLDDLLQLPQTRESLHGHSDLVEKLLDDFLHFVDVYGIFQTLILTFKEEHLTAQVAVRRKDESKIASYAKALRKMAKEMEKLVSNVQCMGKYIVPQQCVAVPDGDAELAEVMKDIIEVTELVSIALFNGLGVSMAFPKPTCSWIGLGKKIKKVKENEGIVEFIEMGLESLLWGLRKKGDEEVKMVSKKMHELEDCICGIESGGEKVFRSLLNARVSLLNVFTQ, encoded by the exons ATGGGAAAAGAAAAAACACTATCAAAATCAAGAACAATGACACCAAAAATGGTGGCCAATTTCCGTCGATCTCTTTCTTTTCCAAATCATCCTAACCATTCAAATAAACCCAAAAAAACCTTCCACGTCCGATCAGCTAGTCTTCCTTGTCGATCTCATCCTTTAATTTCTCAGCTCAAAGATGATTTAAACGAGCTTAAATCATGGGCTAAAAAGCCCGAAAATCGAACTTCAGCTTGGCTTTGTGATGGATTGAATCAACTCAAGATTGTTCATGAGTCTCTTGATGATCTTCTTCAGCTTCCACAAACTCGTGAATCTCTACATGGCCATTCTGATTTGGTCGAGAAGCTTCTAGATGATTTCCTTCACTTTGTTGACGTTTATGGAATTTTTCAGACATTGATTCTCACGTTCAAAGAAGAGCATTTAACTGCTCAG GTAGCTGTAAGGCGCAAAGATGAATCCAAGATTGCTTCCTATGCAAAAGCTTTGAGAAAAATGGCTAAAGAAATGGAAAAACTTGTGTCTAACGTGCAATGTATGGGAAAATATATTGTACCACAACAATGCGTAGCAGTGCCAGATGGAGATGCAGAGCTAGCAGAAGTCATGAAAGATATAATAGAAGTGACAGAATTGGTTTCAATTGCACTTTTTAATGGACTTGGGGTATCAATGGCATTTCCAAAACCAACTTGCTCTTGGATTGGATtaggaaagaaaataaagaaagtgaaagAAAATGAAGGTATTGTGGAATTTATAGAAATGGGGTTGGAGAGTTTATTGTGGGGTTTGAGAAAAAAAGGTGATGAAGAAGTGAAAATGGTGTCTAAAAAAATGCATGAATTGGAAGATTGTATTTGTGGAATTGAAAGTGGTGGAGAGAAAGTGTTTAGGAGTTTACTTAATGCTAGAGTTTCATTGCTCAATGTATTCACACAATAG